One window of the Onychostoma macrolepis isolate SWU-2019 chromosome 21, ASM1243209v1, whole genome shotgun sequence genome contains the following:
- the mrps12 gene encoding 28S ribosomal protein S12, mitochondrial-like, with protein sequence MAFLGSLKPMLSSVLQASHSVPFWSGPVFSRTMATLNQMHRKGRPPPPRPKISATYGHPQLKAVVLKTMIRKPKKPNSANRKCAQVRLSNGQEAVAYIPGEGHNLQEHNVVLIQGGRTQDLPGVKITVVRGKYDCAHVVKKKQ encoded by the exons ATGGCTTTTCTTGGAAGTCTTAAACCAATGCTGTCGTCTGTTTTGCAGG CGTCGCACTCTGTACCTTTCTGGTCTGGACCTGTGTTCTCCAGGACCATGGCCACTCTCAATCAAATGCACCGTAAGGGCAGACCTCCCCCACCTCGTCCAAAAATCAGTGCCACTTATGGGCATCCACAGCTCAAAGCAGTAGTTCTGAAGACCATGATCAGGAAACCCAAGAAACCCAACTCAGCCAACCGCAAGTGTGCACAAGTACGTCTGTCCAATGGTCAAGAAGCTGTCGCGTACATCCCTGGGGAAGGACACAACCTCCAGGAGCACAATGTGGTGCTGATACAAGGAGGGAGAACACAGGACTTACCAGGGGTCAAAATCACTGTGGTCAGGGGCAAATATGACTGTGCACATGTCGTGAAGAAGAAACAGTAA